One genomic window of Streptomyces spiramyceticus includes the following:
- a CDS encoding 3-hydroxyacyl-CoA dehydrogenase family protein yields MDTPLSTVAVIGLGTMGTGIAEVLARAGREVIGIDVSDAAALQAVAALEASTARAVQRERITEEERRDALARFRTFSDLQAAADADLVIEVVTESYEAKQEVFRALDSIVRPTTIIATGTNALSVTRLAADSAHPERVLGLHFFNPAPAMKLVEVVSSVLTAPTAVEAVTTLARDLGKEPVAVGDRPGFIADGLLFGYLNQAAAMYEAKYASREDIDAAMRLGCGLPMGPLALLDLIGIDTARTVLDAMYSESKDRLHAPAPILKQLSEAGLSGRKSGRGFYTYEGAGSQVVVRDALTPLESATAATGRTVQSVGVAGSGTMASGIAEVFAKAGYDVVLAARSQEKAETAKSRIAKSLSRSVDKGRMTAEARDETLARVTPAGSLDAFADVDLAVEAVAEDLEVKQQLFATLDKVCKPGAVLATTTSSLPVVACARATSRPQDVIGMHFFNPAPAMKLVEVVRTVLTSDDVHATVREVCTKIRKHPVDCGDRAGFIVNALLFPYLNNAIKMVEQHYATLDDIDAAMKLGGGYPMGPFELLDVVGLDVSLAIEQVLHREFRDPGLAPAPLLEHLVAAGCLGRKTGRGFREYARR; encoded by the coding sequence ATGGACACCCCTCTCTCCACCGTCGCCGTGATCGGTCTCGGCACCATGGGCACCGGCATCGCCGAGGTCCTCGCCCGGGCCGGCCGTGAAGTCATCGGCATCGATGTCAGCGACGCCGCCGCACTGCAGGCCGTTGCCGCACTCGAAGCTTCCACCGCCCGCGCCGTGCAGCGCGAGCGGATCACCGAGGAGGAGCGGCGGGACGCCCTCGCCCGCTTCCGTACCTTCTCCGACCTCCAGGCCGCCGCGGATGCCGACCTCGTGATCGAGGTCGTGACCGAGTCGTACGAGGCCAAGCAGGAGGTCTTCCGCGCCCTCGACTCCATCGTGCGCCCCACGACGATCATCGCGACCGGCACCAACGCGCTGTCCGTCACGCGCCTCGCCGCCGACTCCGCGCACCCCGAGCGCGTCCTCGGCCTGCACTTCTTCAACCCGGCGCCCGCGATGAAGCTCGTCGAGGTCGTCTCGTCCGTGCTGACCGCGCCCACGGCCGTGGAGGCCGTCACCACGCTCGCCCGCGACCTGGGCAAGGAGCCGGTCGCGGTCGGCGACCGCCCCGGTTTCATCGCCGACGGGCTGCTCTTCGGCTACCTCAACCAGGCCGCCGCGATGTACGAGGCGAAGTACGCCTCCCGCGAGGACATCGACGCCGCGATGCGGCTGGGCTGCGGCCTGCCGATGGGCCCCCTCGCCCTGCTGGACCTGATCGGCATAGACACGGCCCGTACCGTCCTCGACGCGATGTACTCCGAGTCCAAGGACCGGCTGCACGCGCCCGCCCCCATCCTCAAGCAGCTCAGCGAGGCCGGGCTGAGCGGCCGCAAGTCGGGGCGCGGCTTCTATACCTACGAGGGCGCGGGCAGCCAGGTCGTGGTGCGCGACGCGCTCACGCCGCTGGAGTCGGCCACCGCCGCCACCGGACGGACCGTGCAGTCGGTCGGCGTCGCCGGTTCGGGCACGATGGCGTCCGGCATCGCGGAGGTCTTCGCCAAGGCCGGGTACGACGTGGTGCTCGCCGCCCGCAGCCAGGAGAAGGCGGAGACGGCCAAGTCCCGTATCGCCAAGTCCCTTTCGCGCTCTGTCGACAAGGGCAGGATGACGGCCGAGGCGCGCGACGAGACGCTGGCGCGGGTCACCCCGGCCGGGTCGCTCGACGCGTTCGCCGACGTCGACCTGGCCGTCGAGGCGGTGGCGGAGGACCTGGAGGTCAAGCAGCAGCTCTTCGCGACGCTCGACAAGGTCTGCAAGCCGGGCGCGGTGCTCGCCACGACCACGTCCTCGCTGCCCGTCGTCGCCTGCGCCCGCGCCACCTCGCGCCCGCAGGACGTCATCGGGATGCACTTCTTCAACCCGGCGCCCGCGATGAAGCTGGTCGAGGTGGTCCGTACGGTGCTCACCTCCGACGATGTCCACGCGACCGTCCGCGAGGTCTGCACGAAGATCCGCAAGCACCCGGTGGACTGCGGCGACCGGGCCGGTTTCATCGTGAACGCACTGCTCTTCCCGTACCTGAACAACGCGATCAAGATGGTCGAGCAGCACTACGCGACGCTGGACGACATCGACGCCGCGATGAAGCTGGGCGGCGGCTACCCGATGGGCCCGTTCGAACTCCTCGACGTCGTCGGTCTGGACGTCTCACTCGCCATCGAGCAGGTCCTGCACCGCGAGTTCCGCGACCCGGGCCTGGCGCCCGCGCCGCTGCTGGAGCACCTGGTGGCCGCGGGCTGCCTCGGCCGCAAGACGGGACGCGGCTTCCGGGAGTATGCCCGACGCTGA
- a CDS encoding adenylosuccinate lyase, which produces MDEELRSLVDRVRGEAQGSAGQSAGDPVAYERLIATEDRDELARVLTETERPLWARELAAFRLGCAGDRRAFETLVLLLNHRDPERCVSAAHALARLGDPRTARAAAALATNTLRTAYALHPVRLLTELRAPETVPALITTLRGLLAPQDPHWRVALACVEGLGQLRDARARPVLEAALDHPRLSAAASAALSRLA; this is translated from the coding sequence ATGGACGAGGAGCTGCGGTCGCTCGTGGACCGGGTGCGGGGCGAGGCGCAAGGTTCGGCGGGGCAGTCGGCGGGGGATCCGGTCGCCTACGAGCGGCTGATCGCCACAGAGGACCGGGACGAACTGGCCCGTGTCCTCACCGAGACGGAACGACCCCTCTGGGCCCGCGAACTAGCCGCCTTCCGGCTCGGCTGCGCGGGCGACCGGCGGGCCTTCGAGACGCTGGTGCTGCTCCTCAACCACCGCGACCCGGAGCGCTGTGTCAGCGCCGCCCACGCGCTGGCCCGCCTCGGCGACCCGCGCACCGCGCGCGCCGCCGCCGCACTCGCGACGAACACGCTGCGCACGGCGTACGCGCTGCACCCGGTCCGGCTGCTGACCGAGCTCCGGGCGCCCGAGACCGTACCCGCGCTGATCACCACCCTGCGCGGGCTGCTCGCCCCGCAGGACCCGCACTGGCGGGTGGCGCTCGCGTGCGTCGAGGGTCTCGGTCAGCTGCGGGACGCGCGGGCACGTCCGGTGCTCGAAGCTGCCCTGGATCACCCGCGGCTGAGCGCCGCGGCGTCCGCAGCGCTGAGCCGCCTCGCGTAA
- a CDS encoding GNAT family N-acetyltransferase, protein MSGVRLRDMTIDDCEAVAVVRVRGWQSTYAGMIPQTYLDAMSVEEDAARRRTFLAEGAAAGRNVVAERAGEVIGWACYGPYREEGEATGDAELYAIYVLPEHHSTGVGRALATEMLARAATEDFPFMRLWVLTENTAARRFYEKAGFAPDGVEAPWDVDGVAVHETRYARRLSAADAAALSRG, encoded by the coding sequence ATGAGCGGCGTACGGCTTCGGGACATGACCATCGACGACTGCGAGGCCGTCGCCGTCGTGCGGGTGCGCGGCTGGCAGTCGACGTACGCGGGGATGATTCCGCAGACGTACCTCGACGCGATGAGCGTCGAGGAGGACGCCGCGCGGCGCCGCACCTTCCTCGCCGAGGGTGCGGCCGCGGGCCGCAATGTGGTCGCGGAGCGCGCGGGCGAGGTGATCGGCTGGGCCTGCTACGGCCCGTACCGCGAGGAGGGGGAAGCGACCGGGGACGCCGAGCTGTACGCCATTTACGTGCTGCCCGAGCACCACTCGACCGGCGTCGGCCGCGCCCTCGCCACCGAGATGCTCGCCCGCGCCGCCACCGAAGACTTCCCCTTCATGCGCCTGTGGGTCCTCACGGAGAACACCGCCGCCCGCCGCTTCTACGAGAAGGCCGGCTTCGCACCCGACGGCGTCGAGGCTCCGTGGGACGTGGACGGCGTCGCCGTCCACGAGACGCGTTACGCGAGGCGGCTCAGCGCTGCGGACGCCGCGGCGCTCAGCCGCGGGTGA
- a CDS encoding SRPBCC family protein: MAVSTSAFNAHERLLPATASEVGALIDTLATPGDLLWPGDHWPRMSLDNGLTPGSKGGHGPVRYTVTSYVPEEWVRFTFSGPRGFDGFHEFTVHAVDDGRSVLRHTLAMKVRGPALLTWPLMYRSFHDAVLEDALDRAESALTGKVAHPARWSPYVRLLRRLAPR, translated from the coding sequence ATGGCAGTGTCAACGTCAGCCTTCAATGCCCACGAGCGCCTCCTGCCCGCCACGGCAAGCGAAGTCGGCGCCCTCATCGACACCCTCGCCACGCCCGGCGATCTGCTCTGGCCGGGCGACCACTGGCCGCGCATGTCCCTGGACAACGGCCTCACCCCCGGCTCCAAGGGCGGCCACGGACCGGTGCGCTACACCGTGACGTCGTACGTCCCCGAGGAATGGGTCCGCTTCACCTTCAGCGGGCCGCGCGGCTTCGACGGCTTCCACGAGTTCACCGTGCACGCGGTCGACGACGGCCGGTCCGTGCTGCGCCACACCCTCGCCATGAAGGTCAGGGGTCCGGCCCTGCTCACGTGGCCCCTGATGTACCGGTCGTTCCACGACGCGGTCCTCGAAGACGCCCTGGACCGCGCCGAGTCGGCCCTCACGGGCAAGGTCGCCCACCCGGCCCGCTGGAGCCCGTACGTCCGCCTGCTGCGGCGGCTCGCTCCTCGTTAG
- a CDS encoding TetR/AcrR family transcriptional regulator, which translates to MARPPRYDTPLLLDAAVQLAAAGGPAAVTMAAVAKAVGAPSGSVYHRFPSRTALLAEVWLRTVERFQEGYAAVLTASGDDPRQAAVAASRHVVAWSRAHPEEAALLLHGAEAFGRSEWAREYADRADEGNRRVFGEISAIAAALGAAGTVETERIALALVDLPLALVRRHVRGGGRLPTHAEQLAADSTALLLSDL; encoded by the coding sequence ATGGCGAGACCACCCCGGTACGACACTCCGCTCCTCCTCGACGCCGCCGTGCAGCTCGCGGCCGCCGGCGGCCCGGCCGCTGTCACCATGGCCGCCGTCGCCAAGGCCGTCGGCGCCCCGAGCGGCTCCGTGTATCACCGCTTCCCGTCCAGGACCGCACTGCTGGCCGAGGTGTGGCTGCGTACGGTCGAGAGATTCCAGGAGGGATACGCCGCGGTGCTGACCGCATCCGGCGACGACCCCAGGCAGGCCGCTGTCGCCGCCTCGCGGCACGTGGTGGCCTGGAGCCGTGCGCACCCCGAGGAGGCCGCGCTGCTGCTGCACGGCGCCGAGGCATTCGGCAGGAGCGAGTGGGCGCGGGAGTATGCCGACCGCGCGGACGAGGGCAATCGCCGGGTCTTCGGGGAGATCTCCGCGATCGCGGCCGCGCTCGGCGCAGCAGGCACCGTCGAGACCGAGCGCATCGCCCTCGCGCTCGTCGACCTGCCGCTCGCGCTGGTACGCCGTCATGTGCGGGGAGGCGGGCGCCTCCCCACACATGCGGAACAACTGGCCGCCGACAGCACGGCCTTGCTGCTGTCGGACCTGTGA
- a CDS encoding alpha/beta hydrolase — protein sequence MKKHAGVLFATGATVAGLITAVPPAVSADAGSATAAARTALKWTDCGTKKYPTLQCSSVKVPLNHADPHGKQITLALSRVPHTAKTFQGPLLVNPGGPGGSGLPMAGFVATSLPREVAAQYDVIGFDPRGVGKSEPALNCRPRHFSPVRPDSVPRSEKDERVNLDRAKAFATACATKYGGLLPYMDTVSTARDLDVVRRALGTQRINYFGYSYGTYLGAVYAKLYPQRVRRLVLDSIVDPTGVWYDDNIGQDYAFDARHKVFAAWVAKHNTAYKLGSDPAKVEAKWYKMRDALRKSPAGKKVGPGELEDTFLRGGYYNGYWPHLAKAFASYVNAKNAGPLVEAFEKFGAVDAAGENSYSVYAAVQCRDASWERDWGFWHQDNWNVHEKAPFSTWNNAWYNAPCAFWPTPSLNPSDVSNDELPPVLMLQATEDAATPYSGGVTLHRMLRGSSLIVEEGGGNHGITLSGNACLDRHVADYLTTGKVPRAKGGGDADAVCAALPDPKPLPAAVTASSDTSKGSVLHRLIGFRS from the coding sequence GTGAAGAAGCACGCGGGAGTTCTGTTCGCCACCGGTGCGACGGTGGCGGGACTGATCACGGCCGTACCGCCCGCGGTCTCGGCCGACGCCGGTTCCGCGACCGCCGCGGCGCGCACCGCACTCAAATGGACCGACTGCGGCACCAAGAAATATCCGACGCTCCAGTGTTCGTCCGTCAAGGTCCCGCTCAACCACGCGGACCCGCACGGCAAGCAGATCACCCTCGCCCTTTCGCGTGTCCCGCACACCGCGAAGACCTTCCAGGGTCCGCTGCTGGTCAATCCGGGCGGCCCCGGAGGCAGCGGCCTTCCGATGGCCGGATTTGTCGCGACCTCGCTGCCCAGGGAGGTCGCGGCGCAGTACGACGTCATCGGCTTCGACCCGCGCGGCGTGGGCAAGAGCGAGCCGGCGCTGAACTGCCGTCCCAGGCACTTCTCGCCCGTACGGCCCGATTCGGTGCCGCGCAGCGAGAAGGACGAGCGGGTCAATCTCGACCGGGCGAAAGCGTTCGCCACGGCGTGCGCCACCAAGTACGGCGGGCTGCTGCCGTACATGGACACGGTGAGCACCGCCAGGGACCTGGACGTCGTACGCCGCGCCCTGGGCACGCAGCGGATCAACTACTTCGGCTACTCCTACGGCACCTACCTCGGCGCCGTGTACGCGAAGCTCTATCCGCAGCGGGTGCGGCGGCTCGTGCTCGACAGCATCGTCGACCCGACCGGTGTCTGGTACGACGACAACATCGGGCAGGACTACGCGTTCGACGCCCGCCACAAGGTGTTCGCCGCATGGGTCGCCAAACACAACACGGCGTACAAGCTCGGCAGCGACCCGGCGAAGGTCGAGGCCAAGTGGTACAAGATGCGCGACGCGCTGCGCAAGAGCCCGGCAGGCAAGAAGGTCGGCCCCGGCGAGCTGGAGGACACGTTTCTGCGCGGTGGCTACTACAACGGCTACTGGCCGCACCTGGCCAAGGCGTTCGCGTCGTACGTCAACGCCAAGAACGCGGGCCCGCTGGTCGAGGCGTTCGAAAAGTTCGGCGCCGTCGATGCCGCGGGCGAAAACAGCTACAGCGTCTATGCGGCAGTGCAGTGCCGTGACGCGTCGTGGGAGCGCGACTGGGGCTTCTGGCACCAGGACAACTGGAACGTGCATGAGAAGGCGCCCTTCTCGACCTGGAACAACGCCTGGTACAACGCCCCGTGCGCCTTTTGGCCCACGCCGTCGCTGAATCCGTCCGACGTCTCCAACGACGAGCTCCCGCCGGTGCTGATGCTCCAGGCGACGGAGGACGCCGCCACGCCGTACAGCGGCGGCGTCACCCTGCACCGCATGCTGCGCGGCTCAAGCCTGATCGTCGAGGAGGGCGGCGGCAACCACGGCATCACGCTGAGCGGAAACGCCTGCCTGGACCGGCACGTGGCGGACTACCTCACCACAGGCAAGGTCCCGCGCGCGAAGGGCGGCGGTGACGCGGACGCGGTCTGTGCGGCCCTGCCCGACCCGAAGCCGCTGCCTGCGGCTGTCACGGCGAGTTCGGACACGTCGAAGGGCAGTGTGCTGCACCGCCTGATCGGCTTCCGCAGCTGA
- a CDS encoding Rv2578c family radical SAM protein, giving the protein MRWDNLAENPAIGNPALFGTDAVTTRTFDTPEFRGITFHEVRARSILNRVPGASRMPFEWTVNPYRGCTHACVYCFARKTHSYLDLDTGLDFDTQIIVKINAPELLRHQLASRTWHGAHIAMGTNVDCYQRAEGRYRLMPGIITALRDRANPFSILTKGTLILRDLDLLVQSAQVTEVGISVSVGFTDQELWRTVEPGTPSPERRLDVVRTLTDHGIGCGVLMAPVIPFLGDSPDQLRATVRAIAASGATSVTPLVLHLRPGAREWFMAWLGAHHPHLVRRYERLYAEGAYAPKWYQRRITRQVHELATEFGIGPSGPGLHRRVPESAEPEDPGPTQLTLL; this is encoded by the coding sequence ATGCGCTGGGACAATCTGGCCGAAAACCCCGCCATCGGGAACCCCGCGCTCTTCGGAACGGACGCGGTCACGACCCGCACCTTCGACACCCCCGAGTTCCGCGGGATCACCTTCCACGAGGTACGGGCCCGCTCGATCCTGAACCGGGTGCCGGGCGCCTCACGCATGCCGTTCGAATGGACGGTCAATCCGTACCGCGGCTGTACGCATGCCTGCGTCTACTGCTTCGCACGCAAGACCCACAGCTATCTGGACCTCGACACCGGCCTCGACTTCGACACCCAGATCATCGTCAAGATCAACGCCCCCGAACTGCTGCGCCACCAGCTCGCCTCCCGCACCTGGCACGGCGCGCACATCGCCATGGGGACGAACGTCGACTGCTACCAGCGCGCAGAGGGCCGCTACCGGCTGATGCCCGGCATCATCACCGCCCTGCGCGACCGCGCGAACCCCTTCTCGATCCTGACCAAGGGCACGCTGATCCTCCGCGACCTCGACCTCCTTGTGCAGTCCGCCCAGGTCACCGAGGTCGGCATCTCGGTCTCCGTCGGCTTCACCGACCAGGAGCTGTGGCGCACGGTCGAGCCGGGTACGCCGTCGCCGGAGCGCCGCCTCGACGTCGTACGCACCCTCACCGACCACGGCATCGGCTGCGGCGTGCTGATGGCCCCCGTCATCCCGTTCCTCGGCGACTCCCCCGATCAGCTGCGCGCCACCGTCCGCGCCATCGCCGCGTCGGGCGCGACGTCGGTCACTCCGCTCGTACTCCATCTGAGGCCGGGAGCGCGCGAGTGGTTCATGGCCTGGCTCGGCGCGCACCATCCGCATCTGGTGCGGCGGTACGAGCGGCTGTACGCCGAAGGGGCGTACGCACCCAAGTGGTACCAGCGGCGGATCACACGGCAAGTTCACGAGCTGGCCACGGAGTTCGGCATCGGCCCGTCGGGTCCCGGCCTGCACCGGCGCGTCCCGGAGTCGGCGGAGCCGGAGGATCCCGGCCCGACGCAGCTCACGCTCCTGTGA
- a CDS encoding SRPBCC family protein — protein MAQVEATTERIIAADAETVFDALADYSGTRAKILPEHFSEFEVREGGDGEGTLVHWKLQATSKRIRDCLLEVTEPTDGQLVEKDRNSSMVTTWTVTPAGEGKSKVVVSTVWNGAGGIGGFFEKTFAPKGLGRIYDALLANLAAEVQK, from the coding sequence ATGGCGCAGGTCGAGGCCACGACGGAGCGGATCATCGCGGCGGATGCGGAGACGGTGTTCGATGCGCTGGCCGACTACAGCGGCACGCGCGCGAAGATCCTGCCCGAGCACTTCAGCGAGTTCGAGGTGCGCGAGGGCGGTGACGGCGAGGGCACCCTCGTCCACTGGAAGCTCCAGGCCACCAGCAAGCGCATCCGCGACTGCCTGCTCGAAGTGACCGAGCCGACCGACGGGCAGCTCGTCGAGAAGGACCGCAACTCGTCCATGGTCACCACTTGGACCGTCACCCCGGCCGGCGAGGGCAAGTCGAAGGTCGTCGTCAGCACCGTCTGGAACGGCGCCGGCGGCATCGGCGGCTTCTTCGAGAAGACCTTCGCCCCCAAGGGCCTCGGCCGGATCTACGACGCCCTGCTCGCCAACCTCGCCGCCGAGGTGCAGAAGTAG